Within the Enterobacter roggenkampii genome, the region CCAACTAAAATACCGGCATAATCGCCGGTATTTTTTTAGAGGTTACTCATGAGAATCATCATCGTCGTTCTGATGGCATGTCTGCTCAGCGGCTGCGGCAGCATCATCAGCCGCACCATTCCAGGGCAGGGCCACGGGAATCAGTATTACCCGGGTGTGAAATGGGATCTCCGAGACTCCGCATGGCGCTACCTCACCGTGCTGGATCTGCCATTCTCGCTAATTTTCGACACGCTGCTGCTGCCGATCGATGCCAGCCACGGCCCTTACGAGTAGCGTAAATTAACGCTCGTCCCACTCATCGGCTGCGGTTTGACCTTCTTCCGTATCCAGCGGTGGCTCGAGCTGAAATTCGCCCTCATCCCACTCGTGCAATGTGTTCTCTTCCAGCCATTCCTGCCGCAGTTCGATTTCATCATAGTCGCCATCAAAGACGGCCTGCGCACCTTCACCGCTCAGGACCGGCAGGCATTCCCCTTCTTCACCTTCATCGGCAAAGAATTCGGCCTGCCACATAATATCCCCATCCTGCAGAACGTATTTCTGGATATTAAGTTGTTGCACGTCAGCATCTTCTTCTTCAACGCCGGGGTTGTCGGCGAGGAACTCTTCACGAGCGGCATCAATAGCTTCTTCCAGCGTGGCGTACATGGTCATTGGTGTCTCCCTGTTTTCCAGAAGGTTTCAGGGAAAGAATAGCTGAATATCCGATTCTGCAAGTATGAATGCGAAAATAAGCGTCAGGCGTTCGTCTTATTCCGCCACTGGCCGTAGCGCGCGGGATAAACTGAACCACGAATAAATTGCATTAAACAGTACCACGCCCGCCGTCACGATAAAGACGGCGCGAAAACCGAAGCTGGCGGAGATGCTCGCCCCGAGAAGCGGTCCGGTGACGTTACCGATGTCGCGAAATGACTGGTTATA harbors:
- a CDS encoding YceK/YidQ family lipoprotein, whose translation is MRIIIVVLMACLLSGCGSIISRTIPGQGHGNQYYPGVKWDLRDSAWRYLTVLDLPFSLIFDTLLLPIDASHGPYE
- a CDS encoding MysB family protein, with translation MTMYATLEEAIDAAREEFLADNPGVEEEDADVQQLNIQKYVLQDGDIMWQAEFFADEGEEGECLPVLSGEGAQAVFDGDYDEIELRQEWLEENTLHEWDEGEFQLEPPLDTEEGQTAADEWDER